A genomic segment from Psychrobacter arcticus 273-4 encodes:
- a CDS encoding c-type cytochrome, producing the protein MSMVNKYQLGAMLAAALLLSACEKTPPDYRAPVTLPLYTEGDADNGALIYQDACGQCHQLNPGLNKKGPQLMNIYGAPAAELADYTYSEGLKASGWVWDAQTLDTYITDAEKAMPDSKMLSDPMPDAEERADVIAYLSTLRAAAPIVEDDK; encoded by the coding sequence ATGTCTATGGTCAATAAATATCAACTGGGCGCTATGCTTGCCGCCGCTTTGCTGCTAAGTGCTTGTGAGAAAACACCCCCTGATTATCGCGCTCCTGTCACGCTACCGCTTTATACTGAAGGCGATGCCGATAATGGTGCACTCATATATCAAGATGCTTGTGGTCAGTGCCATCAGTTAAACCCTGGTCTCAATAAAAAAGGCCCGCAGCTGATGAATATTTATGGCGCGCCGGCAGCTGAACTTGCAGATTATACTTATAGTGAAGGACTAAAAGCGTCAGGTTGGGTTTGGGATGCTCAAACGCTTGATACTTATATTACCGATGCTGAAAAAGCCATGCCAGACTCAAAAATGCTGTCAGATCCGATGCCAGATGCTGAAGAGCGTGCTGATGTGATTGCCTATTTGTCTACCCTTCGCGCAGCTGCCCCGATCGTTGAAGATGATAAATAA
- a CDS encoding EAL domain-containing protein, which yields MRTQSLLKLLVIDADQLYAERLVHLLGSYYDSVNLGFLDDKDELLKSLRQSWDVLVFGQAYDMKFTDVVAIIQEQNIDLPLVCLINKDTAGNAHNEEGLPSIVNGTMVKALYAEQEMAVIMAICLLQENLHSRQQLKTLQSVLSEAEQRANVLIKNSKSAVAYIDQGIHIFANDPYLQLFGFEAMNDIIGIPVIDLIAGGDNVKAVKQFLRQFDKGNRKDVEFNFESRRTDGSTFEAKLQLAVATLEGEPVTQIIIQQNNSNSMEVAKRLAEAERKDSLTGIDNRHSFEEQLTALYEQARKGALTAALLYVQLDNIGKIRSSLGLQGIDSTVKQVANTLDELVVDGHVSRFSDTAFTILVENQTTATLEKLAEQIGMSISNMLIEVDKRTTSTTASIAIVKIEKNTPEPRVLLERAMDAINQIMIETSNHGGRYHLYDASEHANSDDHALAESLVDAITNNRFELLFQPIYDINNDRSDFFEVFLQLPLADANNTILTPDQFMAVAKSHQLLEKIDRWVLINACKRINEVRKTHPEARLLVQMTNASLVDKKLPSVASQLINAIGGKAGALTLQFNEKDISDYLTVAKFQFTALSQINCQLGINNFGSSIKSVELANFVHPDVVRLAHNYVEGIDAAENLETVKSIIVRTNESNVDVLMPYIEDAATMSVAWSVGVRYLQGNYLEVPSNTIKVSNES from the coding sequence ATGCGTACTCAGTCCCTCTTGAAATTATTGGTTATCGATGCTGACCAGCTTTATGCTGAGCGCCTTGTACACTTGCTAGGTTCGTACTATGACAGCGTGAATTTAGGTTTTTTGGATGATAAAGATGAGTTGCTAAAATCATTACGTCAATCATGGGATGTGTTGGTTTTTGGTCAAGCGTATGATATGAAGTTTACCGACGTGGTTGCTATCATTCAAGAGCAAAATATTGACTTACCATTGGTTTGTTTGATAAATAAAGATACTGCAGGCAATGCTCATAATGAGGAAGGCTTGCCGTCTATCGTGAATGGTACGATGGTTAAGGCACTCTATGCAGAGCAAGAAATGGCAGTCATCATGGCTATTTGCTTGTTGCAAGAAAACTTGCACAGTCGCCAACAGCTCAAGACATTGCAATCTGTGCTCTCTGAGGCAGAACAGCGCGCAAATGTACTGATTAAAAACTCGAAAAGCGCAGTCGCATACATTGATCAAGGTATTCATATCTTTGCTAATGATCCGTATCTGCAGTTATTTGGTTTTGAGGCGATGAACGATATCATCGGTATACCTGTGATTGATTTGATTGCAGGCGGTGACAATGTTAAAGCCGTTAAACAGTTTTTGCGTCAGTTTGACAAAGGGAACCGTAAAGACGTTGAGTTTAATTTTGAGAGTCGACGTACGGATGGCAGTACGTTTGAAGCAAAATTACAGTTGGCAGTAGCGACATTAGAGGGTGAGCCAGTCACCCAGATTATTATTCAACAAAATAACAGCAATAGTATGGAGGTCGCTAAACGTTTGGCTGAAGCTGAGCGTAAAGACAGCTTAACGGGCATTGATAATCGCCACAGCTTTGAAGAGCAGTTAACGGCATTATATGAGCAGGCAAGAAAGGGCGCTTTGACGGCCGCGCTTTTGTATGTGCAACTCGATAATATCGGAAAAATTAGAAGCAGTTTAGGTCTGCAAGGTATTGATAGTACCGTGAAACAAGTCGCTAATACCTTAGATGAGCTGGTAGTCGATGGTCATGTCAGCCGCTTTAGTGATACGGCATTTACTATTTTGGTAGAAAATCAGACGACAGCCACGCTTGAAAAGCTGGCTGAGCAAATTGGTATGAGTATCAGTAATATGCTGATTGAAGTGGATAAGCGTACAACCAGCACGACAGCAAGTATTGCCATTGTTAAAATTGAAAAAAATACGCCTGAGCCAAGAGTACTACTTGAGCGCGCCATGGATGCTATTAATCAAATCATGATTGAGACCTCCAATCATGGCGGTCGCTATCATCTATATGATGCAAGTGAACACGCCAATAGTGACGATCATGCGCTAGCAGAGTCTCTGGTCGATGCTATTACGAATAATCGCTTTGAGTTATTGTTCCAGCCGATATATGACATTAATAATGACCGTAGTGACTTTTTTGAGGTATTCCTGCAGCTGCCACTAGCAGATGCTAATAATACTATACTGACTCCAGATCAGTTTATGGCGGTTGCCAAATCTCATCAATTGTTAGAAAAAATAGACCGCTGGGTATTGATTAACGCCTGTAAAAGAATCAATGAAGTGCGCAAAACTCATCCAGAGGCGCGGTTACTAGTACAGATGACCAATGCGTCTTTAGTCGATAAAAAACTACCCAGTGTTGCAAGCCAGCTCATCAATGCCATCGGTGGTAAAGCTGGGGCGTTGACACTTCAGTTCAATGAAAAAGACATCTCAGATTACTTAACGGTAGCAAAATTTCAATTTACCGCGCTCAGTCAGATAAACTGCCAGCTTGGCATCAATAATTTTGGCTCATCTATAAAATCTGTGGAGCTTGCCAATTTTGTTCATCCCGATGTGGTGCGCTTAGCCCATAATTATGTCGAAGGGATTGATGCCGCTGAAAATTTAGAAACGGTCAAATCAATTATCGTACGTACCAATGAGAGTAACGTTGATGTATTGATGCCTTATATTGAAGATGCTGCGACCATGTCTGTTGCATGGAGTGTAGGCGTACGCTACCTACAAGGCAATTATCTAGAAGTGCCGAGTAACACCATCAAAGTCTCTAATGAGAGTTAA
- the epmB gene encoding EF-P beta-lysylation protein EpmB yields MINHLITQKNWQTQLSEAITSIDELLEILQLQSLRSEVYVPEHFELRVPRAFVAKMTVGDRDDPLLRQVLPHQKERITVAGYVADPLAENAHNPVKGVLHKYQSRLLLTLTGACAIHCRYCFRQHFDYSANMPTASAKQDIIDYISAHPEINEIILSGGDPLNVTNRRLFAWLDTLEAIEQLTTIRIHTRLPLVIPARLDDALLERLAQSCCQIVMVIHGNHANEIDTLTAEYLRRARAAGITLLNQAVLLKGINDSVSAQMALSQRLFAAGVLPYYLHVLDKVAGAAHFDRDERSAIELYWSLLAKLPGYLVPKLVRELPNKPFKVPINVYNDK; encoded by the coding sequence ATGATAAACCATTTAATCACACAAAAAAACTGGCAAACACAATTATCCGAAGCCATTACCTCTATTGATGAGCTGCTTGAGATATTACAGCTACAGTCACTGCGCTCAGAGGTCTACGTGCCTGAGCATTTTGAGCTGCGAGTACCGCGCGCTTTTGTGGCAAAAATGACCGTTGGCGATCGTGATGACCCTTTATTAAGACAGGTATTACCCCATCAAAAAGAGCGAATTACAGTGGCGGGTTATGTGGCCGACCCATTAGCCGAAAACGCTCATAACCCCGTCAAAGGCGTGCTGCATAAATATCAATCAAGATTACTATTAACCCTTACCGGTGCTTGCGCGATTCATTGTCGTTATTGCTTTCGTCAACATTTTGACTATAGTGCCAATATGCCAACTGCCAGCGCAAAACAGGATATTATCGATTATATCAGCGCCCATCCTGAGATTAATGAGATTATCTTAAGCGGCGGTGATCCATTAAATGTGACCAATAGACGCTTATTTGCTTGGCTAGATACCTTGGAGGCGATTGAGCAATTGACAACCATCCGCATACATACTCGTCTGCCGTTAGTGATTCCAGCAAGGCTTGATGATGCGCTATTAGAGCGTTTGGCTCAAAGTTGTTGTCAAATCGTAATGGTCATTCATGGTAATCATGCAAATGAGATTGATACGTTGACAGCAGAGTATTTGCGCCGCGCGCGTGCTGCAGGAATTACTTTATTAAATCAAGCGGTACTTTTAAAAGGTATCAACGACAGCGTTAGTGCGCAAATGGCATTAAGTCAGCGTTTATTTGCCGCAGGCGTATTGCCTTATTATCTACATGTGCTGGATAAAGTGGCGGGCGCCGCTCATTTTGATCGTGATGAGCGCTCAGCAATCGAGCTTTATTGGTCCTTATTGGCTAAGTTACCTGGCTACCTAGTGCCTAAGCTAGTAAGGGAGTTGCCAAACAAACCTTTTAAAGTACCGATTAATGTTTATAATGATAAATAA
- the efp gene encoding elongation factor P, producing the protein MASFSTNEFKAGLKVMLDGNPCAILENEFVKPGKGQAFNRVKLRNLRSGKVLEQTFKSGDSLEAADVMDTEMNYLYNDGEFWHFMHPESFEQIQADKTAMSDSTKWLKENSNALCTITLFNGAPLSVTPPNFVELQITETDPGVRGDTSGGGGKPATLETGAVVRVPLFVQQGEVVRVDTRTGDYQTRVN; encoded by the coding sequence GTGGCAAGTTTTTCTACCAATGAATTTAAAGCTGGTCTCAAAGTTATGCTCGATGGCAACCCTTGTGCCATTCTTGAAAACGAGTTTGTCAAACCAGGTAAAGGACAGGCCTTTAACCGTGTTAAATTGCGCAATCTTCGTAGTGGTAAAGTATTGGAGCAAACTTTTAAGTCAGGCGATAGCTTAGAAGCTGCTGATGTCATGGACACTGAAATGAACTATCTCTATAACGATGGTGAGTTTTGGCATTTTATGCATCCTGAGAGTTTTGAGCAGATTCAAGCGGACAAAACAGCGATGAGCGATTCAACAAAGTGGCTAAAAGAAAACAGCAATGCACTATGTACCATCACTTTATTCAACGGTGCTCCTCTTTCAGTAACACCGCCAAACTTCGTTGAATTGCAAATCACCGAAACCGATCCGGGCGTACGTGGTGATACTTCAGGTGGCGGCGGAAAGCCTGCAACGTTAGAAACCGGTGCCGTGGTTCGTGTACCATTATTTGTACAGCAAGGTGAAGTGGTACGTGTGGATACGCGTACTGGTGACTACCAAACGCGCGTTAACTAA
- a CDS encoding tRNA threonylcarbamoyladenosine dehydratase produces MNEDTQGQSSITQPEPVEEQISVPEVLTTSDRDAEQYERRFKGTQTLYGTSAVDTFATAHVYVIGIGGVGSWAAEALARTAVGNITLIDLDILVASNVNRQLPALDSTFGQSKIEAMAARIREINPKVTLHLIDDFLTTENVATLLPSREEAKMAAQTTPIVILDCVDDMDAKLAIALHCRFNKLKLVCAGGAGGKIDPSQIRIGDLRDTYQDPLLAKLRNKLRHEKGINSALKEKFGIKCVYSTEPPRVDKSCQVGGLHCGGYGSAVVVTSVVAMLMVSEALQLLLKQAAVKPSL; encoded by the coding sequence ATGAATGAAGATACACAGGGGCAGTCAAGCATCACCCAGCCAGAGCCTGTTGAAGAGCAGATATCGGTACCTGAAGTATTGACAACATCCGATAGGGATGCCGAGCAGTATGAGCGCCGTTTTAAAGGGACTCAGACACTGTATGGTACTTCTGCAGTAGATACATTTGCTACTGCACATGTCTACGTCATTGGTATCGGCGGTGTGGGCTCTTGGGCAGCAGAAGCTTTAGCACGCACAGCAGTCGGTAATATCACGTTAATTGATTTGGATATATTAGTGGCATCCAATGTCAATCGGCAGTTGCCCGCTTTAGATAGCACCTTTGGGCAAAGTAAAATTGAGGCGATGGCAGCACGTATCCGTGAGATAAATCCAAAAGTAACTCTGCATTTGATTGATGACTTTTTGACCACTGAAAACGTAGCGACCTTGCTACCCAGTCGTGAAGAAGCAAAAATGGCGGCTCAAACCACTCCTATTGTGATTTTAGATTGTGTCGATGATATGGATGCCAAGCTTGCTATTGCCTTGCATTGCCGCTTTAACAAACTAAAATTGGTCTGCGCTGGCGGAGCAGGTGGTAAAATAGATCCCAGTCAGATTAGAATCGGCGATTTACGTGACACCTATCAAGATCCGTTATTGGCCAAATTACGTAACAAACTGCGTCATGAAAAAGGCATCAATAGTGCCTTAAAAGAGAAATTTGGTATCAAGTGTGTCTATTCGACAGAACCACCGCGTGTAGACAAAAGCTGTCAAGTAGGTGGTTTACACTGTGGTGGTTATGGTTCGGCGGTAGTCGTCACATCAGTGGTTGCCATGCTGATGGTGAGTGAGGCATTACAATTATTGCTCAAGCAGGCGGCTGTTAAACCAAGCCTCTGA
- a CDS encoding TatD family hydrolase — protein MTATGASGIHVVRTDIFPLIDTHTHFDAPVFDEDRDEQAQFAYDKGVRHLVLVGYLYRHFARLYENQKQLKKPCQLDTKNYLKQEKFFPKVHIALGLHPFYIEQHTEAHLEEMAQMLDKQRPLAIGEIGLDTFTDAMKQPEMFAKQQRFFSAQLDMAVAHQLPVMLHIRKAHAEALALLKAHDYDAHELGGIAHSFSGGVQEAKAFAKLGFKLGVTGQITNPNAKKLRLAIQAAVDSYGIDCLVIETDCPDMMPILCQTVDSHLDTATYSSASALGQNKEHEGGDTSMHSRNVPANLLYVLYSLSELLNVPTAILAQKLWLNSCSALQTKWSYPL, from the coding sequence ATGACGGCGACTGGCGCATCAGGTATCCATGTCGTAAGAACGGATATTTTTCCTTTGATTGATACTCATACTCATTTTGATGCTCCGGTATTTGATGAGGATAGAGATGAGCAGGCGCAATTTGCGTATGATAAAGGAGTGCGTCATTTAGTCTTGGTTGGCTATTTATACCGACATTTTGCGCGGCTTTACGAGAATCAGAAGCAGCTAAAAAAGCCTTGTCAGTTGGATACAAAAAACTATCTAAAACAAGAGAAGTTTTTTCCTAAAGTACATATTGCGCTAGGCTTGCATCCTTTTTATATTGAGCAGCATACAGAAGCCCATTTAGAAGAAATGGCGCAGATGCTAGACAAACAGCGTCCATTGGCCATTGGTGAGATTGGTTTAGATACTTTTACCGATGCCATGAAGCAGCCTGAGATGTTTGCTAAACAGCAGCGGTTTTTTAGTGCGCAGTTAGATATGGCAGTGGCGCATCAACTACCTGTTATGCTACATATTCGTAAAGCCCATGCCGAAGCGTTAGCTTTATTAAAAGCGCATGATTATGATGCTCATGAACTGGGTGGCATTGCCCATAGTTTTAGTGGCGGTGTACAAGAAGCAAAGGCATTTGCGAAATTAGGGTTTAAGCTTGGCGTGACAGGTCAAATAACCAATCCGAATGCGAAAAAGCTGCGCCTTGCTATCCAAGCGGCAGTCGATAGCTATGGTATCGACTGCTTGGTTATTGAGACAGATTGTCCAGATATGATGCCTATCCTGTGCCAGACGGTAGATAGTCATTTAGATACTGCGACATACAGTAGCGCGTCGGCGCTTGGACAAAATAAAGAGCATGAAGGGGGTGATACGTCTATGCATAGTAGAAATGTTCCTGCTAATTTGCTTTATGTGTTATATAGCTTAAGTGAGTTGCTAAATGTTCCCACCGCTATTCTCGCTCAGAAATTGTGGCTTAATAGTTGCAGTGCTTTGCAAACTAAGTGGTCCTATCCACTTTGA
- the ssb gene encoding single-stranded DNA-binding protein translates to MRGVNKVIIIGNLGADPEARQFNNGGSVTNISVATSEQWTDKQSGEKREATEWHRISLFNRLGEIAAQYLRKGSKVYIEGSLRTRKYQDPNGQDRYITEIRAEQMQMLDGATGGSGDGSGFASNNQQGGYGNQGGGFSNQGGQNDYGQQGGNQPAHQGGYNQGGGAAQGGHQNIFNNQKAPAQQKPFDQPTQAPAQSKPTAMLDGPVDDDIPF, encoded by the coding sequence ATGCGCGGTGTTAATAAAGTTATCATCATCGGTAACCTCGGTGCAGACCCTGAGGCACGTCAATTCAATAACGGCGGTAGCGTGACCAATATCTCGGTTGCGACATCAGAGCAGTGGACAGACAAGCAAAGCGGTGAAAAAAGAGAAGCAACAGAATGGCATCGTATTTCATTGTTCAATCGCTTGGGTGAAATCGCCGCGCAGTATCTTCGTAAAGGCAGTAAAGTCTATATTGAAGGCAGCTTGCGCACCCGTAAATATCAAGATCCCAATGGACAAGACCGTTATATTACTGAAATTCGTGCTGAACAAATGCAGATGCTAGATGGTGCGACAGGTGGTAGTGGCGATGGCAGTGGCTTTGCTAGCAATAACCAACAAGGTGGCTATGGCAATCAGGGTGGCGGATTTAGTAACCAAGGTGGCCAGAACGACTATGGTCAGCAAGGAGGCAATCAGCCAGCTCATCAAGGTGGTTATAACCAAGGTGGCGGTGCAGCTCAAGGTGGCCATCAAAACATCTTTAATAATCAAAAAGCGCCTGCGCAGCAAAAACCGTTCGATCAGCCAACTCAAGCACCGGCACAGTCGAAACCGACTGCCATGCTAGATGGTCCTGTAGACGATGACATTCCTTTCTAG
- a CDS encoding MFS transporter — MNSVEKRAILGVGGIFALRMIGLFMIVPVFSVYGDNYAHATPFLIGLAVGIYGLGQAIFQIPMSLAADKFPRKPIIFLGLILFALGGIIAANATDIYEVIIGRALAGSGAVSAVLMALLADVTREEMRTKAMATMGLTIATSIMLAFAFGPLLVGSLGISGLFWLTAGFAVLAMLLLLFVPTPLRVLKHNLDNKSIGQQLATVLKIGDLNRLHIGIFALHLTMTAIFVILPHQLNEVLGLSVRQQGLVYLPLLFIGFAVAIPFIIIAEKKRKMRQVFLGAIALMTVALALLALGGQVGVGIILGLLLYFMGFNLLEATIPSWISKRAPVANKATAMGLNSSSQFFGAFVGGAMGGLLLSQPNLLAWGILAIIMAASLLLIIPIADPPYLSSTTVTIPKNIDIQDWSRQMLAVDGVDELVVMAKEQVAYLKLDKTQLTDTSRQELSHLAQSPLDI; from the coding sequence ATGAATAGCGTAGAAAAACGGGCAATCCTCGGGGTCGGTGGTATTTTTGCCTTGCGGATGATTGGTTTGTTTATGATTGTGCCAGTATTTTCTGTGTATGGTGATAATTATGCACATGCGACGCCGTTTCTGATCGGTTTGGCAGTCGGTATTTATGGGCTAGGGCAGGCGATATTTCAGATCCCGATGAGCCTTGCCGCTGATAAGTTTCCACGTAAACCGATTATATTTTTAGGTCTGATATTATTTGCGCTTGGTGGTATTATCGCCGCCAATGCGACGGATATTTACGAGGTCATTATTGGTCGTGCGCTGGCAGGTAGTGGTGCGGTCTCTGCGGTCTTGATGGCGCTACTAGCGGATGTGACTCGTGAAGAGATGCGCACCAAAGCGATGGCGACGATGGGTTTGACCATTGCGACCTCCATCATGCTCGCGTTTGCCTTTGGTCCCTTATTAGTCGGCTCACTTGGTATTTCTGGGCTGTTTTGGTTGACCGCAGGCTTTGCTGTTTTGGCGATGTTATTACTACTGTTCGTGCCGACACCACTACGGGTACTTAAGCATAACTTAGACAATAAATCGATTGGTCAACAGTTAGCGACAGTCTTAAAAATCGGTGATTTAAACCGATTGCATATTGGTATTTTTGCCCTGCATTTAACCATGACGGCGATATTTGTTATTTTGCCGCATCAGCTCAATGAAGTACTAGGATTGTCGGTACGTCAGCAAGGGTTGGTTTATTTGCCTTTACTGTTCATCGGTTTTGCTGTCGCGATACCTTTTATTATTATCGCCGAAAAGAAACGTAAAATGCGCCAAGTATTTTTGGGCGCGATTGCACTGATGACGGTTGCCTTAGCGTTATTGGCGCTCGGTGGTCAGGTTGGCGTCGGTATTATATTAGGCTTGTTGCTCTACTTTATGGGCTTTAATTTACTTGAAGCAACCATTCCTTCATGGATATCTAAGCGCGCGCCAGTCGCCAATAAAGCCACTGCGATGGGGCTGAATTCATCCAGTCAGTTCTTTGGTGCTTTTGTTGGTGGTGCGATGGGCGGACTATTATTAAGTCAGCCTAATTTGTTGGCATGGGGCATCTTGGCAATTATAATGGCGGCCTCTTTATTGCTGATTATTCCTATTGCCGATCCACCATATTTATCGAGCACGACTGTGACGATACCTAAGAATATCGATATTCAGGACTGGTCACGGCAAATGCTGGCAGTAGATGGTGTTGATGAGCTTGTCGTCATGGCAAAAGAACAAGTGGCTTATTTAAAATTGGACAAGACACAGCTTACAGATACTTCGCGACAGGAGCTGTCGCATTTGGCGCAAAGCCCTCTAGATATTTAA